A portion of the Ricinus communis isolate WT05 ecotype wild-type chromosome 10, ASM1957865v1, whole genome shotgun sequence genome contains these proteins:
- the LOC8258366 gene encoding L-type lectin-domain containing receptor kinase V.9 → MSYTILILYFFLNLATSDQSIHGGFMFDGYFKLAETRTAEMNNSNMSSHVIYTDGGLSEASQVYYKVPFQFKNSTTSPVISFSTTFIFAVVTKDPEFSGHGLAFAISPSDGIPEAFPNQYLGLFNATNNGKGSNHIVAVELDTDQDFQFDDIDNNHLGIDINGLVSIKSASAGYYTNDRGRFRELDIKSGTAMQVWVEYNSKHQQFNVTIHPISIPKPELPLLSLTRDLSPYFFEFMHVGFSSASGSKSSHYILGWSFKINGQADEINLSHLPDIPGITVGKGDDDDDDDDDGGYSKLQKMLVVILSLVGGMFLLILIFGALMISRRRKFIQVLEDWEVLYGPYRFTYKDLFIATKGFRDKELLGKGGFGRVYRGTLAFSNVQIAVKRISHDSSQGMREFIAEIATIGRLRHPNLVRLLGYCRRRNELFLIYDYMPNGSLDKFLYRLPNSTLNWKQRFKIIKDVASALFYLHQQWVQVIIHRDIKPGNVLIDHDMNARLGDFGLAKLCDHGNDPQTSHVAGTPGYIDPEIVQSGKSNTCTDIYAFGVFMLEVACGRKPVEPRTSPDKVMLIEWVMNCWEKGAILETADFRLGNEYVIHEVELVLKLGLLCSHPVAAARPTMSSVVQLLDGAARLPDNLFAIIRARDSGDRSSQVGVTRDFLSDKISVSSITFTESFISDGR, encoded by the coding sequence ATGTCCTACACAATTCTCATACTTTATTTCTTCCTAAATCTTGCAACTTCAGACCAGAGCATCCATGGTGGATTCATGTTCGATGGTTACTTCAAATTGGCTGAAACCAGAACTGCAGAAATGAACAATTCCAATATGTCATCTCATGTGATTTACACTGATGGTGGCCTTAGTGAAGCATCTCAAGTCTATTATAAAGTTCCTTTCCAATTCAAGAACTCAACAACTAGTCCTGTCATCTCTTTCTCTACTACTTTCATCTTTGCAGTAGTAACCAAGGATCCAGAATTCAGTGGCCATGGACTCGCCTTCGCGATTTCCCCATCAGATGGTATTCCTGAAGCCTTTCCAAATCAGTATCTTGGACTGTTCAATGCAACCAATAATGGAAAAGGGTCAAATCACATTGTTGCTGTGGAGCTGGACACTGACCAAGATTTTCAGTTTGATGATATAGACAATAATCATCTTGGGATCGATATAAATGGCTTGGTCTCTATAAAATCTGCTTCTGCAGGCTACTACACTAATGATCGAGGGCGTTTCAGGGAGCTAGATATCAAAAGTGGAACAGCAATGCAGGTTTGGGTTGAATATAATAGTAAGCATCAACAATTTAATGTCACAATTCATCCAATTAGCATACCTAAACCTGAGCTGCCTCTTTTGTCCTTGACAAGAGATCTTTCCCCATATTTTTTTGAGTTTATGCATGTTGGGTTCTCATCCGCTAGTGGATCAAAATCATCTCACTACATACTGGGTTGGAGCTTCAAGATTAATGGTCAAGCTGATGAGATTAACCTGTCTCACCTTCCTGATATTCCTGGGATCACAGTAGGAAaaggtgatgatgatgatgatgatgatgatgatggaggGTACTCAAAATTGCAAAAGATGTTGGTGGTTATATTGTCTTTAGTAGGAGGCATGTTCCTTCTAATCTTGATTTTTGGTGCTCTTATGATATCAAGAAGGAGAAAGTTCATTCAAGTTCTTGAAGATTGGGAAGTCTTATATGGTCCTTACAGGTTCACTTACAAGGACTTGTTCATTGCTACAAAAGGCTTTAGAGACAAAGAACTTCTTGGAAAAGGAGGTTTTGGCAGAGTATACAGAGGCACTCTAGCCTTTTCAAATGTTCAAATTGCAGTGAAAAGAATTTCTCATGATTCTTCACAAGGAATGAGAGAATTCATAGCAGAAATCGCAACCATCGGCCGTCTTAGGCATCCAAACCTGGTTCGACTTCTTGGGTACTGCAGGAGAAGGAATGAACTCTTCTTAATTTATGACTACATGCCTAATGGAAGCCTTGACAAGTTCCTTTATCGCCTGCCCAACAGCACATTAAACTGGAAACAGAGATTCAAAATCATCAAAGATGTAGCTTCTGCACTCTTTTACTTGCATCAGCAATGGGTTCAGGTGATCATCCATAGAGACATCAAGCCTGGCAATGTACTTATTGACCATGACATGAATGCCAGATTGGGAGATTTCGGACTCGCCAAGTTATGTGATCACGGAAATGATCCGCAAACCTCACATGTAGCAGGAACTCCAGGCTATATTGACCCAGAAATTGTGCAGAGTGGAAAATCAAATACATGCACTGATATATATGCATTTGGAGTATTTATGCTTGAGGTTGCTTGTGGTAGAAAGCCAGTTGAACCCAGAACATCTCCTGATAAAGTAATGCTGATTGAATGGGTGATGAACTGTTGGGAAAAAGGAGCTATTTTAGAGACAGCTGATTTCAGGCTAGGAAATGAGTATGTGATACATGAAGTTGAATTGGTGTTGAAACTTGGGTTGCTGTGTTCACACCCTGTAGCTGCAGCTAGACCAACCATGTCAAGTGTAGTACAACTTTTAGATGGAGCTGCTAGGTTGCCTGATAACTTATTTGCTATAATAAGAGCTAGAGATTCCGGTGATCGCTCCAGTCAAGTTGGTGTGACTCGTGATTTTTTGTCTGACAAAATTTCAGTATCTTCTATAACATTTACAGAATCATTTATTTCTGATGGCCGTTAA